The Candidatus Bathyarchaeia archaeon genome window below encodes:
- a CDS encoding DNA-directed RNA polymerase subunit B, producing MINPEDAFLVMKSFFEEKGLVRQHLDSYNEFVEHGLQEIVNEVGEIEIEVPEGPYKIKFGRVFIARETENGVIYGPYITEVDGTRREIYPMEARLRNLTYAMPISVEMTPVIGGKEMDKELVYIGDLPTMLKSKYCYLSELPEEELIRQGEDPLDPGGYFIINGSERVIVALEDLAPNRILVDVETKGATPIYKAKIFSTTVGFRARIEMRMKPNGSLHVLMPGFPSEIPFVVLMRALGLESDKEIAEAVSLDKEIQSELEPSFEEAAGVDTVEDALLFIGNRIAHGQVKSYRLQRAELLLDRNFLPHIGRVPSKRIEKAYLLGEMAARVIELKLGRRKPDDKDHVKNKRLKLAGPLLADLFRVAFRNLCRDIKYQLERMGSKRRTISVSIAVRPGIITEKLQHALATGNWGRGKVGITQLLDRTNLISTYSHLRRLQSPLSRSQPNFEARDLHATHWGRLCPNETPEGANCGLVKNLALSASISIGVDPEKVKRDLYRRGVVPLLEADKTLRVNGTKVFVNGVPVGYCENPESLVKELRRARRRGEISLEINVAYFSEEYGVKREIYINCDEGRIRRPLIIVENGVPKLRKEHVEKIVSKEWSWSDLIKHGIIEYLDAEEEENGYIALYPEELTSEHTHLELTPYSILGICASLIPYPEHNQSPRNSYESAMAKQALGIYASNFQLRADSRAHILHYPQKPLVKTKPMEIIGYDLRPSGQNCIVAILSYEGYNMEDAIIFNKASIERGLARSTFYRLYEAECRQYLGGLRDRLTIPEPGTRGFRGEQYYRFLEADGIVSLESEVIGGDVLIGRVSPPRFLEEYKEFEVRGPTMRDSSIEMRPSEKGIVDAVFITETSEGNRLVKVRVRDERVPELGDKFASRHGQKGVIGMIVPQENMPFSVDGLVPDIIINPHAIPSRMTIGQFLESMAGKIAALKGDFMDGTPFVGKRRGEALKRMLVNMGFSYTGREVLYNGITGEKYVADIFIGVVYYQKLHHMVADKIHARARGQVQMLTRQPTEGRARGGGLRFGEMERDCLIGHGAAMLLQDRLLEESDKYVLYVCENCGFIAYHDMRQRKYICHLCGDKAEISPVIVSYAFKLLLQELMSLCITPRLKLRERA from the coding sequence TTGATTAATCCAGAAGACGCTTTCCTGGTCATGAAGTCATTCTTTGAAGAAAAAGGATTGGTTAGGCAGCATCTTGACTCCTATAATGAATTTGTTGAGCATGGCCTCCAAGAGATTGTGAATGAGGTGGGTGAAATAGAAATCGAAGTTCCGGAGGGACCCTATAAAATAAAGTTTGGTAGAGTCTTCATTGCGCGTGAAACTGAAAATGGTGTTATTTATGGTCCATATATTACTGAAGTTGATGGTACACGTCGCGAAATATATCCGATGGAGGCGCGCTTAAGAAACCTAACTTATGCAATGCCGATATCAGTTGAAATGACCCCCGTTATAGGCGGCAAAGAAATGGATAAGGAGCTCGTATATATAGGTGATCTACCAACGATGCTTAAATCAAAGTATTGTTATCTTTCTGAGCTCCCTGAAGAAGAATTGATTAGGCAAGGCGAAGATCCTCTGGATCCCGGAGGCTACTTCATAATTAATGGCTCCGAGAGAGTTATTGTTGCTCTTGAGGATTTAGCCCCCAATCGTATACTTGTTGATGTTGAAACTAAAGGTGCTACACCCATTTATAAAGCTAAAATTTTCTCCACAACTGTTGGTTTTAGAGCTAGAATTGAAATGCGTATGAAGCCTAACGGGTCACTGCATGTTTTAATGCCAGGCTTTCCATCCGAGATACCTTTTGTTGTTCTCATGAGAGCTCTTGGACTTGAATCTGATAAGGAGATCGCCGAAGCTGTCTCATTAGATAAGGAAATACAGAGCGAGCTGGAACCATCATTTGAGGAAGCAGCTGGAGTAGATACCGTTGAGGATGCACTTTTATTTATTGGAAACCGGATAGCACACGGTCAAGTTAAGAGTTATCGTCTACAGAGAGCTGAGCTTCTCCTCGACAGGAATTTTCTGCCCCACATTGGGAGGGTCCCTAGCAAGAGAATTGAAAAGGCATATTTGCTTGGTGAGATGGCTGCTAGGGTTATTGAGCTAAAACTTGGTAGGCGTAAACCAGATGATAAAGACCACGTTAAAAATAAAAGGTTGAAATTAGCTGGTCCTTTACTTGCCGACCTCTTCCGTGTAGCGTTCAGAAATCTCTGCCGAGACATTAAATATCAGCTAGAGAGAATGGGTTCAAAGAGACGTACAATAAGCGTTTCAATAGCTGTTAGACCAGGCATAATAACTGAGAAGCTCCAGCATGCATTGGCAACTGGTAATTGGGGACGTGGAAAAGTTGGTATAACACAGCTTCTTGATAGAACTAACCTAATATCAACATATAGTCACCTTCGGAGATTACAGTCACCATTAAGCCGGAGCCAACCGAACTTTGAAGCTAGAGATTTGCACGCTACACATTGGGGCAGATTATGTCCAAATGAGACCCCTGAGGGTGCGAACTGCGGATTGGTTAAGAATTTAGCTCTCTCAGCTTCAATCTCCATTGGTGTTGATCCAGAAAAGGTGAAGCGGGATCTCTATAGACGGGGCGTTGTCCCATTACTTGAAGCAGATAAAACATTAAGGGTTAATGGTACTAAAGTTTTCGTGAACGGTGTTCCAGTAGGCTACTGTGAGAACCCGGAGTCTCTTGTTAAGGAGCTGAGAAGAGCGAGAAGAAGGGGCGAAATATCCCTGGAAATTAATGTTGCATACTTTTCTGAAGAGTATGGTGTTAAACGCGAGATTTATATAAACTGTGATGAGGGGAGGATACGTAGACCTCTAATCATAGTTGAGAATGGTGTACCAAAACTTCGGAAAGAGCATGTAGAGAAGATTGTGTCAAAAGAATGGTCTTGGAGCGATTTAATAAAGCATGGGATAATTGAATATTTAGATGCTGAGGAAGAGGAAAATGGATATATAGCGCTTTATCCGGAAGAATTGACGTCTGAGCATACTCATTTAGAATTAACACCTTATTCAATCCTTGGAATTTGCGCATCGTTAATACCCTATCCAGAACATAACCAGTCGCCACGCAACTCCTATGAGTCAGCTATGGCGAAGCAAGCCCTAGGCATATACGCCTCTAACTTCCAGTTAAGAGCTGACTCACGAGCCCACATACTTCATTATCCACAGAAACCACTTGTAAAGACTAAACCTATGGAGATAATCGGCTATGACCTCCGTCCCTCTGGACAAAATTGTATTGTCGCTATTCTCTCCTATGAAGGATACAATATGGAAGATGCGATCATTTTCAATAAGGCTTCTATAGAGCGTGGTTTAGCCCGATCCACATTTTATAGACTTTACGAAGCTGAATGCCGCCAATATTTAGGCGGATTAAGAGATCGCTTAACTATTCCTGAGCCGGGAACAAGAGGCTTCCGTGGAGAGCAATATTACCGGTTCTTGGAAGCAGATGGGATAGTAAGCTTGGAATCTGAAGTAATAGGTGGAGATGTCTTAATAGGTAGAGTAAGCCCGCCAAGGTTCCTTGAAGAATATAAAGAGTTTGAGGTTAGAGGTCCAACTATGAGAGACTCAAGTATTGAAATGAGACCATCGGAAAAGGGTATTGTTGATGCAGTTTTTATAACCGAGACCAGCGAAGGAAATAGGCTTGTAAAGGTTAGGGTGAGAGATGAACGCGTACCAGAATTAGGTGACAAGTTTGCTTCAAGACATGGGCAAAAGGGAGTTATAGGCATGATTGTGCCTCAGGAGAATATGCCGTTTAGTGTGGATGGACTTGTTCCAGACATAATAATTAATCCACACGCTATCCCCTCAAGAATGACTATCGGTCAATTTTTAGAGTCCATGGCCGGTAAGATAGCTGCTTTAAAGGGCGATTTCATGGATGGAACCCCATTCGTTGGTAAGAGAAGGGGTGAAGCCCTAAAACGCATGCTTGTGAACATGGGGTTCAGCTATACTGGACGAGAGGTTCTATACAACGGTATAACTGGTGAAAAATATGTGGCGGACATATTTATAGGGGTAGTTTACTACCAGAAATTGCATCACATGGTGGCTGACAAAATACATGCAAGGGCTAGGGGGCAAGTACAAATGTTAACTAGGCAACCTACTGAAGGAAGGGCTAGAGGCGGTGGATTACGCTTTGGGGAAATGGAGAGAGACTGTCTGATAGGGCATGGCGCCGCCATGCTTCTGCAGGATAGGCTTCTTGAAGAATCGGATAAATATGTGCTTTATGTTTGTGAAAATTGTGGCTTCATAGCCTATCATGATATGAGACAACGCAAATATATATGTCATCTCTGCGGAGATAAGGCTGAGATTTCACCAGTAATAGTTTCATATGCATTCAAACTCCTTTTGCAGGAGTTAATGAGTTTATGTATTACACCTAGGCTTAAGTTAAGGGAGAGGGCGTAA
- a CDS encoding M48 family metalloprotease, which yields MEVLEEFTFRVQTEVSSSYYSDLLLFIYQKYIVPFYHSFANVRRWILNGRETLAFTLLGPQGSWYIDIEVTSGNPIEIKMRPVGIPSPYKTLSRIKEDLITTIQMFEDEVRKTTLYFAWIPEKSLVSEKPLTRRKKILSQIFTGNMLLLFVIFIAFSYFIFALAEMLNMLEYAPIFLVLSQFILVLFSDKIIMQMGDWSITADSPNVYILQYHIPPEDFEFIRQNYPRERLLKIKKDIYERTLALGRPIDIQTVQEVFLNHGINIRSENLLVKSVNLYQIVKEVAKRFNIPIPKIRIANIIVPNAAATGPSPRFSLVLVTTGLLIQLDEEEIFAVIGHEISHVKGRDPLALFILTSIEYLFRVYILLPFIFFFGFIYFIFALSLIYFIAKFFEARADLESAIVLGKPNALADALRKIGYRRLWMERTSNRIGRWLGMDPHPPLSFRIERLESMSEPWRIKHPFIQSMKDCINGLLREIGI from the coding sequence ATGGAGGTTCTAGAAGAGTTTACTTTCAGAGTGCAAACGGAGGTTTCATCGTCCTACTACTCTGACCTGCTATTATTTATTTATCAAAAGTATATAGTTCCATTTTATCACAGCTTTGCTAATGTCAGACGCTGGATCCTTAATGGGAGAGAAACCCTAGCGTTTACCCTTCTAGGACCTCAAGGTTCATGGTACATTGATATTGAAGTTACCAGTGGAAACCCCATAGAGATTAAAATGAGACCAGTAGGTATCCCTTCTCCATATAAAACCTTAAGTAGGATTAAAGAGGACTTGATAACTACAATCCAAATGTTCGAGGATGAAGTTAGAAAAACAACTCTTTATTTTGCCTGGATTCCAGAAAAATCTCTTGTAAGTGAGAAGCCACTTACAAGAAGAAAAAAGATTCTCAGCCAAATATTTACTGGAAATATGCTGTTATTATTCGTTATTTTCATAGCATTTAGTTATTTTATATTCGCGCTAGCTGAAATGTTAAATATGCTGGAGTATGCTCCCATCTTTTTAGTGCTGTCGCAGTTCATTTTAGTTCTCTTCTCGGATAAAATTATAATGCAGATGGGAGATTGGTCGATTACGGCGGATTCACCTAATGTGTATATATTGCAATATCATATTCCTCCAGAGGATTTTGAGTTTATTAGGCAGAATTATCCTAGAGAGCGGCTTCTCAAAATCAAAAAAGACATTTACGAAAGGACTCTAGCCCTTGGAAGACCAATCGATATCCAGACTGTTCAAGAAGTTTTCTTAAATCATGGCATAAATATTAGATCTGAAAATCTACTAGTGAAAAGCGTGAACCTGTATCAGATTGTTAAAGAAGTTGCCAAGCGATTTAATATACCAATTCCAAAAATTAGAATAGCGAATATAATTGTTCCTAACGCCGCAGCCACAGGTCCATCCCCGCGATTTAGTCTTGTTTTAGTAACCACTGGTTTGCTTATTCAATTAGATGAAGAAGAAATTTTTGCAGTTATAGGTCACGAGATAAGTCACGTTAAGGGCAGAGACCCCCTTGCCCTATTCATATTAACGTCCATTGAGTATTTGTTCAGGGTTTATATTCTTCTACCATTCATATTCTTTTTTGGCTTCATATACTTCATTTTTGCCTTAAGTCTCATATATTTCATAGCAAAATTTTTTGAAGCCAGAGCAGATCTTGAATCAGCAATCGTATTAGGGAAACCAAATGCTTTAGCCGACGCCCTAAGAAAAATAGGTTATAGAAGATTATGGATGGAGCGTACTTCTAATAGGATTGGCAGATGGCTTGGAATGGATCCTCACCCCCCACTATCATTTAGAATTGAAAGACTGGAAAGTATGTCTGAGCCATGGAGAATTAAACATCCATTTATACAGTCAATGAAGGACTGCATAAATGGACTACTTAGGGAAATAGGGATCTAA
- a CDS encoding LSM domain-containing protein: protein MEPSKKPLNVLIKQMNSYIRVTLKNNIEYRGTMVHCDNYMNIILDNASEYNGNQLVANYGKVLVRGNNILYITLNMSQKREQQQ from the coding sequence ATGGAACCCAGTAAGAAGCCATTAAATGTACTCATAAAGCAAATGAACTCCTACATCAGGGTCACACTTAAGAATAATATTGAATATAGAGGTACAATGGTGCACTGTGACAATTACATGAATATAATATTGGATAATGCGTCAGAATATAATGGTAATCAGCTGGTTGCGAATTATGGTAAAGTCTTAGTTAGAGGAAATAACATACTCTATATAACGCTAAATATGTCGCAGAAGAGGGAGCAGCAACAATAG
- the endA gene encoding tRNA-intron lyase, which yields MLNNVDEKREGEVSKKIIMAFLREDGVLIKSNEDLEKLISRGYGSSTEDGLLLKFYEAMYLLSRGLIKVVDEKTGNPISFQDLLERYESIEENAWVKYLIYRDLRSRGYVVREGFGLGADFRLYERGEYSKDSAEYLVYGIYEGMPLSIEGLAQILLRAQNLKKTLILAVISRRGEVVYYSLSRLSFQ from the coding sequence ATGTTAAACAACGTTGACGAGAAGAGAGAAGGTGAAGTAAGTAAAAAAATTATTATGGCTTTTCTTAGAGAAGATGGTGTTCTCATTAAATCCAATGAAGACCTAGAAAAACTTATCTCAAGAGGTTACGGCTCCTCTACTGAAGATGGGCTCCTCCTAAAATTTTATGAGGCCATGTACCTACTTAGTAGGGGACTGATAAAAGTTGTGGATGAGAAAACTGGCAATCCCATAAGTTTTCAGGATTTACTTGAGAGGTATGAGAGTATCGAGGAAAATGCGTGGGTTAAATATTTGATTTATCGCGACTTGAGAAGCAGAGGCTACGTTGTTCGGGAAGGCTTTGGATTAGGCGCTGACTTTCGTCTTTATGAAAGAGGCGAATATAGTAAGGACTCCGCGGAATATCTGGTTTACGGCATATATGAGGGTATGCCCCTCTCAATAGAAGGCTTAGCTCAAATATTATTGCGCGCACAGAATTTGAAGAAAACACTTATACTTGCCGTTATAAGCAGAAGGGGAGAAGTAGTATATTATTCTCTTTCTCGCCTTAGCTTCCAGTAA
- the mtnA gene encoding S-methyl-5-thioribose-1-phosphate isomerase: MRTIEWKDGVIITIDQTLLPEREVWIELKSCREVAEAIKEMKIRGAPLIGVAAAYGLALTAYHSKAESREAFLKEIERSAEMLKMTRPTAVNLFWAIERILNKVKNIENDVEALKKAVIDESNRIANEDVEVNRKIGEYGSRLINDGDTILTYCNAGKLATVDYGTALAVIRVAWEEGKRIRVIASETRPKLQGARLTAYELMRDGIPVTLITDNMIGYIMSKGLINKVIVGADRIVRDAVINKIGTYTVAILAHEHSIPFYVAAPSSSFDLNAFARDVIIEERSPEEVTHVGSTRIAPLGVSVLNPAFDITPIKYVDAIICEKGILTKEDFSSLLEEGVFQENVKQR; encoded by the coding sequence ATGCGGACTATTGAATGGAAAGATGGAGTTATAATCACGATAGATCAAACGTTACTTCCAGAGAGGGAGGTGTGGATTGAATTAAAAAGTTGCCGTGAGGTAGCTGAAGCAATCAAGGAAATGAAGATTAGGGGGGCTCCATTAATAGGCGTTGCAGCAGCATACGGTTTAGCTCTGACAGCCTATCACTCAAAAGCGGAGAGTAGAGAAGCATTCTTAAAGGAAATTGAACGCTCAGCTGAGATGCTTAAAATGACTAGACCTACCGCGGTTAACCTCTTTTGGGCTATCGAACGAATTTTGAATAAGGTTAAAAATATCGAGAATGATGTGGAGGCCCTAAAAAAGGCCGTGATTGATGAATCTAATCGTATAGCTAATGAGGATGTGGAAGTTAATCGTAAGATTGGGGAATATGGTTCAAGACTAATAAATGATGGTGACACTATTTTAACATATTGTAACGCTGGAAAGTTAGCGACAGTAGATTATGGAACGGCTTTAGCCGTTATAAGGGTTGCTTGGGAAGAGGGTAAGCGTATAAGGGTAATTGCCAGCGAAACCAGACCTAAACTTCAAGGTGCTAGATTAACAGCTTACGAACTCATGCGCGATGGGATTCCAGTAACCTTGATAACTGATAACATGATCGGATATATTATGTCTAAGGGATTAATTAATAAGGTTATTGTAGGTGCTGATAGAATCGTCCGCGATGCTGTAATAAATAAGATAGGAACATATACGGTCGCCATCTTAGCTCATGAGCATAGTATACCCTTCTATGTTGCAGCTCCATCATCATCCTTCGACTTGAATGCCTTTGCGAGAGACGTGATCATTGAAGAGAGGAGTCCGGAAGAAGTAACTCATGTAGGTTCTACTAGAATAGCTCCTTTAGGTGTAAGCGTGCTAAACCCGGCCTTCGATATAACGCCAATAAAATATGTTGATGCTATAATATGTGAGAAAGGAATTTTAACCAAAGAAGACTTCAGCAGCCTCCTTGAGGAGGGAGTTTTCCAAGAGAATGTTAAACAACGTTGA
- a CDS encoding STT3 domain-containing protein yields the protein MKITDALKKSGVKLLEILSLRPRISHPSLIKGALFLLILSVALGARLLSLRWGFYLNEFDPYFHYHAARYIANNGLASLFSWRDYTGWYPWGRDMPRLSNFGLALTAVALYRILSFLGIPLVLSSNLNPLDPLISDPLYNLCVIFPLIMTALTCLITYFLGRELGGETVGLLSALLLAVDPSYIDRTSLGWFDDETVGIMSGLFLILSFSRAMDEKRDFKSNIIYAVFAGLSLGYLSTSWGAARYLIVMTALFTFILLLRRYTPRLLLSYIITFGLAFSVVIVDPRAGLSFLKETTNLPVYGVLLLLCIAEISRRTPSPKKKAAYISTFIILVIAVTSITLHFKILALPSGKYLYALIPSLRSENPLFESVAEHKPSSWAVFYYNFGVGVIFIPVGVFFAALMATNLSIFMAIYCLTSIYFASSMVRLNILASPSICLLWALALKRVLSPLILSLKEETQHLGRKARIKPFEKELIGGLLIIMFAFFVLTHVFGTAFLIGISGVGPRFLTRANTPATLSGASLSFEAPSIVRDWIDALTWMRENLPPSPSKPGESGTVVASWWDYGYWITVVANKTTLADNGTINGTRIMELGRMFMSNETEAIKMLKKYNVTHVVVYVTFDNNGRDAGAGGDEGKWRWMAKIPGLDDNLFGNLTLGWDWIDSNNNGRYDQYDQVIRNTLGQNTVLYKLMTYGKEKTLQGYSTINLEHFRKAYFSQKEREPKPAITLSDGTSLIPLVCVYEVVYD from the coding sequence ATGAAGATCACAGACGCCCTAAAAAAGTCTGGCGTGAAATTACTTGAGATTCTATCCCTGCGTCCCAGAATCTCGCATCCCTCTCTCATTAAAGGGGCACTATTCTTATTAATTCTGTCAGTGGCTTTAGGAGCCAGATTATTATCTTTACGCTGGGGATTCTATTTAAATGAGTTTGACCCCTACTTTCATTATCACGCAGCTAGGTATATAGCCAATAATGGGTTAGCATCCCTATTTTCATGGCGCGATTACACTGGTTGGTACCCTTGGGGTCGCGATATGCCCAGATTATCTAATTTTGGACTAGCTTTAACGGCTGTCGCGCTCTATAGAATCCTAAGTTTTCTAGGTATCCCATTAGTTTTGAGTTCAAATTTAAATCCACTTGACCCCCTAATCTCCGACCCCCTCTACAATCTATGTGTTATATTTCCACTAATAATGACGGCATTAACATGTTTAATCACTTATTTCCTTGGTAGAGAATTGGGAGGCGAAACGGTCGGTTTATTATCAGCATTACTTCTAGCCGTGGATCCCTCATATATTGATCGAACCTCCCTAGGCTGGTTCGATGATGAAACGGTTGGAATAATGAGCGGTCTCTTCTTAATATTATCATTTAGCAGAGCGATGGATGAAAAAAGGGATTTCAAGAGCAATATTATATATGCTGTCTTCGCAGGATTATCATTAGGTTACCTCTCTACTTCATGGGGTGCTGCCCGTTATCTGATCGTTATGACTGCTCTATTTACCTTCATACTACTTTTGAGAAGGTATACGCCGCGCTTACTCTTATCTTATATAATAACTTTTGGTTTAGCTTTTTCCGTAGTTATTGTTGATCCACGTGCCGGATTAAGCTTTTTAAAGGAGACAACAAATTTGCCGGTGTATGGCGTTCTCCTCCTCTTATGTATAGCGGAAATAAGTAGGCGAACACCATCACCAAAGAAAAAGGCGGCATATATTTCTACCTTTATTATTCTAGTGATCGCCGTCACATCCATTACTTTACACTTCAAGATTTTAGCGTTACCCAGCGGAAAATATCTTTACGCCTTAATCCCATCGCTGCGTTCAGAAAACCCGCTCTTTGAATCTGTTGCTGAGCATAAGCCGTCTTCCTGGGCGGTCTTCTATTATAATTTTGGTGTGGGTGTAATATTTATTCCGGTTGGTGTATTCTTTGCCGCCCTAATGGCAACTAATTTAAGCATATTCATGGCCATATATTGTTTAACATCTATATATTTCGCTAGCTCCATGGTAAGGCTAAATATTCTTGCCTCACCAAGCATATGCTTGCTTTGGGCACTAGCCCTAAAACGCGTTTTATCACCATTAATCTTGTCTTTGAAGGAGGAAACTCAGCATCTTGGACGAAAGGCTAGGATTAAACCTTTCGAAAAGGAGCTTATTGGAGGACTTTTAATAATAATGTTTGCATTTTTTGTCTTAACTCATGTCTTCGGAACAGCGTTTCTTATCGGAATCTCGGGGGTGGGACCAAGATTTCTGACCCGCGCCAACACACCAGCAACTCTTTCGGGGGCTAGTCTCTCGTTTGAAGCGCCTTCAATAGTTAGGGACTGGATCGATGCCTTAACATGGATGCGTGAAAATCTTCCTCCATCACCATCTAAACCTGGTGAAAGTGGAACTGTTGTCGCGAGCTGGTGGGATTATGGCTATTGGATTACAGTAGTCGCTAATAAAACTACTCTTGCAGATAATGGGACAATTAATGGTACGCGAATAATGGAGCTTGGGAGAATGTTTATGTCAAATGAGACTGAGGCTATTAAAATGCTCAAAAAATATAATGTAACCCATGTAGTTGTATATGTGACATTTGACAATAATGGCAGGGATGCGGGCGCTGGCGGCGACGAAGGTAAATGGAGGTGGATGGCAAAAATACCTGGACTTGATGATAATCTTTTCGGAAACCTAACTCTTGGATGGGACTGGATAGACTCCAATAATAATGGACGGTATGACCAATATGATCAGGTAATAAGGAACACGTTAGGACAGAACACCGTACTATACAAGCTGATGACTTATGGAAAAGAAAAGACACTACAAGGATACTCAACAATCAATCTAGAACACTTTAGAAAAGCCTACTTCTCACAGAAAGAGAGAGAACCAAAACCAGCCATCACACTCTCAGATGGAACATCACTAATACCATTAGTATGCGTATATGAAGTGGTATATGACTGA